The nucleotide sequence TTCTTGATGAATGGGGCGAAGTAGAGATTAAACTCCTCTCCATTTAAATAAGCTTTAGTTGATCCAATTTTAAGTGTCAAACTGATCTCGTGTGAATAGGAAATCTTCTTAGGTGTAATGGTAAATAGAAGTGAGATAAGAAGTAGGGCTAAGATCAATTTTTTCATTCATGCACCTCCTTTCCTTTCCGCGAAGGCGGAAGGTGATTTTGTATCAGGCAGGTCTCCTGGCTTAGGGGTGATAACGCAAATTAATCTCTTAAGCCTTCCCAGGTCTTCCCCAGTGGCTTAAGAGTAGATGCTCCCCCATCACAGTTGCGGGACAGCAGCGGACTTTCACCGCTTTCCCTAAACCTGATACAATTAAATTCTACCACAGATTTTAATCACTGTATCTTGCATCAAAATATATTCTAAATTATTATTAAAGAAAAAGATTTAAGGGGTGATGAATGGAGAAAAGCTTGATAGTTAGTATGATGGATGAGGAAAGGGTTGTGATGGAGGCAGAGAGGTGCCTTTTCTGTTATGATGCTCCATGTGAAAAGAAGTGCCCTGCCCATCTTCCAATATCGCAGTTCCTCTTTATGGTGAGAAACAGAGACTTCATTGGAGCAACAAAGATGGTTAGATCCAGCCACGCATTTATAAACACAGCGGGATATGTTTGCCCAACAGAGATGCTCTGTCAGAGCGCATGCACAAGAGCAAAGATTGACTCACCCATAAACATAAGGGAAATTCACAGATTCCTCACAGATAACTTTGATGTGGAAGATTACCTTTCTCTTCCACCTATGGACAAAGAGGAGGTTGCAATAATTGGAGGAGGTCCCTCTGGTCTTTCCTGTGCCTTTGAACTAAGAAAAATGGGATACAAACCAGTTGTATTTGAAGAAGGTGAATTAGGGGGTATTCCAGTTCAGGAGATATTTGAAGAAAGACTCCCAAGGGAAGTTACAAAAAAAGACATTGACTTTGTTTTCGGAAACTTCGTCCACGAAATTAAGAGAGAGAAGGTCAAAGAGGTAAAACCACTATTAGACAAATACAGAGCAGTGTTTATAGCAACTGGGCTTACAAAAGAAACAGAACTTGAAATTAAGGGAATTGAACTTAAAGGGGTGTATAAGGCAAGGAATCTCTTAAGAAAGATAAAGGGAGGGGAAAACTTACCAGATCTTGGGGAGAGAATAGGAATTATAGGAGGAGGAAATGTAGCTTTAGAAATAGCAAATACACTCAAAACTCTGTCTCCTGACAGGGAGGTTTTAATAATATACAGAAGGGGACTCACTGACATGAAGGCATTTCCTGAAGAGATAGAAAGAGCAAAAAGAATTGGTGTGAATTTTTACTTCCAGTCAATACCTGAAGAGATTGTTGGAGAAAGTAATGTAGCGGGAATAAAGGTAAGTCAGGCAAAACTTATAAAAAGGGATGAATCTGGAAGAAGGAAACCAGAAAGGATAGAGAAAAGTGAGTTTATAATACCACTTACATCTGTTGTAATTGCCATAGGCCAGAAAATGGAGAATCTATTCCCAGAACTTGAAAGGGCTAAGGGTGTAGTAAAGATTGATGAGAATTTTATGACAAGCATTCCTGGAGTTTTTGCAGGAGGAGATGTGGTAAACGGAGGAGACACAATTACAAGGGCAGTGGGAGATGGAAAAATTGCGGCGAGAAAAATAGATGAGTATTTAAGGAGGAAGAGAGATGTTTAGAAGAAAGGATCTATCTATAGATTTTCTTGGTATCCATCTTGAGCATCCATTCATTCTATCAGCAGCTCCACCAACAGATGAACTTGAAATGGTGATAAACGGGCTGGA is from Caldisericia bacterium and encodes:
- a CDS encoding FAD-dependent oxidoreductase; this translates as MEKSLIVSMMDEERVVMEAERCLFCYDAPCEKKCPAHLPISQFLFMVRNRDFIGATKMVRSSHAFINTAGYVCPTEMLCQSACTRAKIDSPINIREIHRFLTDNFDVEDYLSLPPMDKEEVAIIGGGPSGLSCAFELRKMGYKPVVFEEGELGGIPVQEIFEERLPREVTKKDIDFVFGNFVHEIKREKVKEVKPLLDKYRAVFIATGLTKETELEIKGIELKGVYKARNLLRKIKGGENLPDLGERIGIIGGGNVALEIANTLKTLSPDREVLIIYRRGLTDMKAFPEEIERAKRIGVNFYFQSIPEEIVGESNVAGIKVSQAKLIKRDESGRRKPERIEKSEFIIPLTSVVIAIGQKMENLFPELERAKGVVKIDENFMTSIPGVFAGGDVVNGGDTITRAVGDGKIAARKIDEYLRRKRDV